A portion of the Lolium rigidum isolate FL_2022 chromosome 1, APGP_CSIRO_Lrig_0.1, whole genome shotgun sequence genome contains these proteins:
- the LOC124683482 gene encoding putative disease resistance protein RGA3 yields the protein MDILFSAIVGDLVSKSASFVVSKCFQQQPGIDMTLQRLERVVMRIDTVVEEGEGRLITNQGMLRQLKLLRQGMYRGHYILDALRLRAIGEKEEEDGGLSHSSSALSKFIPAKRLRFSRSTGSGSCNTEAQLFGTNNNIQEELQRVVDTLEDTMAGMNEFLFLLESYRRILRQPYGAYLLLDNCMFGRQMERQRVLNFLLCSNATPDLAVLPLVGPIRVGKTTLVENVCKDESVRHRFSMILFFPEGCLRDEAVIDLKEDNINRLVRHQNCSSQNRLLVIVEIAEDINQGTWRRLKSSITGMTPCGGSKIIITSRSNRIMSLGTTEALQLDYLSQEAYWYFFKSLVFGSTNPDEEPKLAKMAMEIALEQRQCFTSAHIIADILRDNFNARFWRTVLHCVRAYIQTHLHMFEKHPNLRVRVDEPVYYWRMEKSRGYFLISKYHQSDSSEEVPRISMRDILLERGGTLPRGEFEAVAWRSRIPPYYNYTISCKLQEPQLTVGRKKRVHQHEEHLI from the coding sequence ATGGATATCTTGTTCTCTGCAATCGTAGGTGACCTCGTTAGCAAGTCGGCGTCGTTTGTGGTCAGCAAATGCTTCCAGCAGCAGCCTGGCATCGATATGACTCTGCAGAGGCTAGAGAGAGTTGTAATGAGAATCGACACCGTCGTCGAGGAGGGAGAGGGGCGGCTCATCACCAACCAGGGGATGCTCCGTCAGCTCAAGCTGTTGAGGCAAGGAATGTACAGAGGCCACTACATTCTTGATGCCTTGAGACTTCGAGCCATTggcgagaaggaggaggaggatgggggGTTGAGCCACTCATCTTCTGCCCTGTCCAAATTCATTCCAGCCAAACGGCTTCGTTTCTCTCGCAGCACCGGCAGTGGTAGCTGCAACACAGAAGCACAGTTGTTTGGTACAAACAACAACATTCAAGAAGAGCTGCAACGGGTGGTTGACACCCTTGAAGACACCATGGCTGGTATGAATGAATTTCTTTTTCTATTGGAGTCCTATCGTCGGATACTCCGCCAACCTTACGGCGCGTATTTGCTCTTGGACAATTGCATGTTTGGTCGCCAAATGGAACGGCAGCGGGTCCTGAATTTCTTGTTGTGTTCCAATGCTACTCCAGATCTTGCTGTACTTCCCTTGGTTGGTCCAATAAGAGTAGGGAAGACCACCCTTGTTGAGAATGTTTGTAAGGATGAGAGTGTGCGTCATCGCTTTTCGATGATCCTCTTCTTTCCAGAAGGCTGTCTCAGGGATGAAGCAGTGATCGACCTGAAAGAAGACAATATTAATCGTCTAGTCAGACATCAGAATTGTTCTTCTCAAAACAGATTGCTGGTTATAGTCGAAATAGCCGAGGACATTAACCAGGGCACATGGAGAAGGCTGAAATCTTCCATAACCGGCATGACACCTTGTGGTGGGAGTAAAATCATTATCACCAGTCGATCAAACAGAATTATGAGTCTGGGAACAACAGAAGCACTTCAACTGGACTATCTGTCTCAAGAAGCTTATTGGTATTTTTTCAAGTCGCTTGTATTTGGAAGCACAAACCCTGACGAGGAGCCAAAATTGGCAAAGATGGCCATGGAGATCGCTTTGGAACAGAGACAATGTTTCACAAGTGCGCATATTATTGCTGATATACTGAGAGATAACTTCAATGCTCGATTTTGGCGCACTGTTCTTCACTGTGTGAGAGCATATATACAGACACATCTCCATATGTTTGAAAAGCACCCAAACCTTCGGGTGCGTGTAGATGAACCAGTATACTATTGGAGAATGGAGAAGAGCCGCGGATATTTCTTGATTAGCAAGTATCATCAGTCAGATTCCAGTGAGGAAGTCCCTAGGATCAGTATGCGGGACATTCTCCTCGAACGTGGTGGTACACTACCCCGTGGAGAATTTGAGGCTGTTGCATGGAGGTCTCGCATACCACCCTACTACAACTACACGATAAGTTGTAAGCTGCAAGAACCACAACTGACAGTGGGAAGGAAGAAGCGTGTGCATCAGCATGAAGAACATTTGATTTGA
- the LOC124683481 gene encoding eukaryotic translation initiation factor 1A, translated as MPKNKGKGGKNRKRGKNEADDDKRELVFKEDGQEYAQVTRMLGNGRCEAICVDGTKRLCHIRGKMHKKVWIAAGDIVLVGLRDYQDDKADVILKYMNDESRLLKAYGELPDTLRLNEGVDVDGPEDNVDDSDYIQFEDEDIDKI; from the coding sequence ATGccgaagaacaagggcaagggagGCAAGAACCGCAAGCGGGGCAAGAACGAGGCGGACGACGACAAGCGCGAGCTGGTCTTCAAGGAGGACGGCCAGGAGTACGCGCAGGTCACCCGCATGCTCGGCAACGGCCGCTGCGAGGCCATCTGCGTCGACGGCACCAAGCGCCTCTGCCACATCCGCGGCAAGATGCACAAGAAGGTCTGGATCGCCGCCGGGGACATCGTGCTCGTCGGCCTGCGCGACTACCAGGACGACAAGGCCGACGTCATCCTCAAGTACATGAACGACGAGTCGCGCCTGCTCAAGGCCTACGGCGAGCTGCCCGACACGCTCAGGCTCAACGAGGGCGTCGACGTCGACGGGCCAGAGGACAACGTCGACGACTCGGACTACATCCAGTTCGAGGACGAGGACATCGACAAGATCTAA